From Camelina sativa cultivar DH55 chromosome 5, Cs, whole genome shotgun sequence:
CTTGGTGATCGGACCGGTCCAGGAACCGGAACAGCGACGGGTCCTAATGAGGCCGGTAAGACATGGATTTGAAGCTTCTGTCCCAAGTCGCAGTGACTAGGAGATCCGCATATGAAGTGTTGGAGTCCCGGTTTGGTTAGAATGATGGTATCAGAGCCGGTCTGGTATCTCGTTATCGGTTTAGTAGATTGACAGCTTGAAATCATTGTGAGTGACTTCAGTGACATCGTGGAAACAACTTTTTAtgaagttttgagttttgtgttgGTGAGAAGTTAAGAGAGCACTATGTTGTTTATATAGACCCGAGCTCTCGTTTAAAACAATCCTTATCCTTTTCCCTTTAGGAAGTTGACACTTTTgatatgtttattatattttgataattccTAGTGATGATCTTTTTGTTAAAGTCCCCTTTTTAATTTCCCTTTTCCATATAAAAAGATAGATACAGTACAATATATTTAACTGATTTGCGCATCGTGTTTTAGTTTGATTATCCTTTTTTGTCTAACCTACTAGAATAGAATTGAGAACTCCCAAGTAcaatctaaataatattttcaaatccaatcttataatattataattatttttaggtttattattttaaaacaccTAAACGTAAAACATTATTAGAAGTCTTGCGTATCATACAACATTTTATATAACAATGAAATTTTAGTTTGatcatattttgtatttaatgaGAGATTACAAATATTAATAGCTTCtagataaaaatagaaactcaatttttattaataaatattaaacgTCCTGTTTTTTAAGGAAAACACAGGAAACAGAGTTATttcaaggaaacaaaatatatttattgcaaTTTAGGAAATTTGGTATAGTCACTTTATAACGCATGatatataattaactaattgTTTGCCGAGTTTGCAATTGTAcgtaatatcaaaattatttaccaaaaaaatagaaatttatgtGAACATACGgaagtcaaaaataaattggtGTCGCTTGTTATGTTGAAGTAAACAAAACCActcaaggaacaaaaaaaaacttaaaactcaTAGTCTCAAACGTACGTACGGAACTGATAAAACTAAGAAGTAGAACCAAAAGCCAAAAGACAAAACGTCTGTGAATCTATCAAACTAATATGAAAATTAGAGAAAGTAAAGGAAGGACGCAGAGTCCGATCCAAACGCTAGACTTTGTAGCTGCGCTAAGTGGAGCTGGTGACGGTCCCATCTGATACTGTGGAGCACTGTTAACCGGTGAATCAGCCAACGGTGAACGTGACGAAGAAGAGCTTGGTGATCGAACCGGTCGAGGAACCGGAGCAGCGACAGGTCCTAATGAGGCTGGTAAGACATGGATTTGAAGCTTCTGTCCAAAATTGCAATGTCTAGGAAATCCGCATATGAAGTGTTGGATTCCTGGCTTGGTTAGAGCGATGGTATCAGAACCGGTCTGATATCTTGAAAGCGGTTTAGATGCTTCACACAACTTGAAATCATTGTGAGTGACTTCAGTGACGTCATGGAAATCTTTAGTGTATTCGAAGACCAAAGAATCTCCAACATGAAAAGTTTTTGAAGATGCCCATGCATCGTAATCAACGCTAATCGTCCATCCTTTGGAGTCACCAACTTTGTGAACGGTTCCTCCAATGGCACCTCCAAAAAGTGCAACAAGAATCAGCAAAGAAGTAAAGAAGACGTTGCTCTTGATCAAAGCCATGATGAATTGTTGTTTGAAACAAGAGAATTAACCagaaactaaagaaaacaactttGTAAGAGATTTTATGAAGTTTTGAGTTTGGGTTGGTGAGAAGTTAAGAGAGCGCTatgttgtttatatagagaCCTAAGGTCTCGTTTAAAACAATCCTTTTCTCTTTAGAAATTGGGTtgacaatttttatatattttcttaaccaaaaaaatatagtatattttgATAATTCCTATTTCCTAGTGATGTATTTTTTAAGGTCTTTTCTAATTGGC
This genomic window contains:
- the LOC104789134 gene encoding uclacyanin 1-like, with protein sequence MSLKSLTMISSCQSTKPITRYQTGSDTIILTKPGLQHFICGSPSHCDLGQKLQIHVLPASLGPVAVPVPGPVRSPSSSSSPSPLADSPVNSAPHQYQMGPSPAPLSAASKSSVWIGLCVLPILSLFILV
- the LOC104789135 gene encoding mavicyanin-like, with the protein product MALIKSNVFFTSLLILVALFGGAIGGTVHKVGDSKGWTISVDYDAWASSKTFHVGDSLVFEYTKDFHDVTEVTHNDFKLCEASKPLSRYQTGSDTIALTKPGIQHFICGFPRHCNFGQKLQIHVLPASLGPVAAPVPRPVRSPSSSSSRSPLADSPVNSAPQYQMGPSPAPLSAATKSSVWIGLCVLPLLSLIFILV